From Drosophila yakuba strain Tai18E2 chromosome 2L, Prin_Dyak_Tai18E2_2.1, whole genome shotgun sequence, one genomic window encodes:
- the LOC6528343 gene encoding transcriptional regulator ovo isoform X42 yields MDLSLERDSSALGSLFQQIINDMKNTSPLWEDFVAKAGKLHTCLRAAIQAIAAYLDAFQKIADAATNSRGASKEIGTALTRVCLRHKAVETRLKTFTSAIMDCLVQPLQERIEDWKRTVATIDKDHAKEYKRCRTELKKRSSDTLRLQKKARKGQTDGLQSLMDSHMQDVTLRRAELEEVEKKSLRSAMVEERLRYCSFVHMLQPVVHEECEVMSELGHLQEAMQSIALVTKEPSVLPQASEELIHDAKASINLYPESPGGGSGSQGGGCSNSLGSRKSSVCSISSMNSSGSSNSPGHHHYPRSLSQFVTPAIRLKPGESSDSGFCSSPALTTQTSNATNQTANVSTWPPHSQDGVDTLPPTADRPHTISTAYEKGHQRPPLTVYTFQNPETIHESGSCLNNGTAAPNGQPLSGQATPATQKSPAASLSRPPLPVRCSSLERPLSAQSNHRQGSGSNLLQRQCPSPIPAHITKELSAAHHAQQQQQQQQNQQPQTPPTYVNMSELATMAALKQTNQQQKTSTPPLQQQSSIDSTCSQHSNDSTGSHQLLQQQQQHPSQQNHHSATATRSHSISSTASSLHSHPSIDSTVACGSLVGQHNHSTSTNTNTNTTSPSSGSSTPQNHYSPLLTNSPTSTAAGTPSGSSLGPGSGLGFVYQVSSPTPPSSEVLKITEQGAAGQDQGTGSANSVADEMDERSRASVLQKASMFEKAAAAAAVAVSPPASIQVASSAPASGGGTRRSEAEQQEMDKSFEDSIQALNNLIGELDSFQREIDEGKVKPPSSTNNTSSSNNNMTTSSNSSSDNNNPPATSNIEPCAISNQTNSSGCGTDISDTTSDELAGDDMDVRQRDRDRDLLGASDSELSRCYVSETSSLTGGLTAGGYENPTFAHFAANANRDDAVSLASDSVCLGQPRHAYVDTCSDSGSAVVVIYDHQIPNTPDIEFVKQNSEIVVLRTKDPQPHALQLHEMRELQQLPTNLAASPDSSPDSAAGQAPPTATVAPAKQRLSSFRATSEQQLQLLGRGSPQRGGAASGGSTRIGRRASINQAKPPPPVRRSSSVTPSPNASVGLQQQPQHATLSQQNHQLSSSSEHLPPPPPFMLDAMAQIPSSALKVSETVRALAAMRHQPASPVSLRRMQQQQQQQQQQQQQQLQQQHQQHVQLQQPLLQSAHNSPSNDDLTVFHDYLDLHAYAQALATGQQPGGQQMANPQRFFHQQQHQHQPPPPPVYQVDATFRTSSPAAGGGGGGSIYAQPKLVNSMSSFRTSSPSPNGHAHPLPPTQPKANPNLIAQLNARLSGKQQQQQQQQQQQQVEGIYGNQQAPGGESIYMRSGLPMSQPQQQQHYDAAAQSPNMRQAHSHQHHQQPQQHYTCPPPLEDPPPPPIYAASASATMPKKVARPPTSQNTSHSSAYAAASSTATLPRNMMQHQQRLQQQQQQYQQPASIGIGIGNGNGHLGQRPQLPLPQQKLRAAQQQHLAEQQQQQQQQQHQLQHQQHQQRQPPIPSRHSSVQQKIFVSTNPFIQTTAVKFHSPSASPTCGSPVTGSGSGSLASIYATTSRGGHHHQQQQHQQQQAQQQHYYRDAAGGNSNSNGGAAYYNHNAHAHSPAHHPTGPSHLSRIADGSNKARSHLKA; encoded by the exons AATACTTCGCCCCTGTGGGAGGACTTTGTGGCTAAGGCCGGAAAACTACACACTTGCTTAAG GGCCGCCATCCAGGCAATCGCCGCCTATTTGGACGCCTTCCAAAAGATAGCCGATGCGGCGACCAACTCAAGAG GCGCCTCAAAGGAGATCGGCACCGCCCTGACCCGCGTTTGCCTCCGACACAAGGCGGTGGAGACACGTCTGAAAACCTTCACCAGCGCCATAATGGATTGCCTGGTGCAGCCGCTGCAGGAGAGGATCGAGGACTGGAAGCGCACGGTGGCCACCATCGACAAAGACCATGCCAAAGAGTACAAGCGCTGTCGCACTGAACTGAAGAAGCGCTCCAGCGACACGCTGCGCCTGCAGAAGAAGGCGCGCAAGGGTCAGACGGACGGATTGCAGTCCCTGATGGACTCGCACATGCAGGATGTCACCCTGCGCCGCGCAGAACTCGAGGAAGTCGAGAAGAAATCCTTGAGGTCGGCCATGGTGGAGGAGCGTCTTCGCTACTGCAGCTTTGTCCACATGCTTCAGCCAGTGGTGCACGAGGAGTGCGAGGTCATGTCAGAGTTGGGTCACCTACAG GAAGCCATGCAGTCAATTGCGCTAGTGACCAAGGAACCCAGTGTCCTGCCCCAGGCCTCCGAGGAGCTAATTCACGACGCTAAGGCCAGCATTAATCTGTACCCGGAGTCTCCAGGTGGCGGTTCCGGCTCGCAGGGCGGCGGCTGCTCCAACTCGCTGGGTTCCCGAAAGAGCTCCGTCTGTTCCATCAGCAGCATGAACAGCAGCGGCTCGAGCAACTCTCCCGGTCACCATCACTATCCGCGCTCCTTGTCGCAG tttgtaaCGCCCGCAATTCGCTTGAAACCTGGTGAATCCAGTGATAGTGGCTTTTGCTCATCGCCAGCTCTAACAACACag ACCTCGAATGCAACGAATCAAACGGCAAATGTCTCAACCTGGCCCCCACATTCCCAGGATGGCGTCGACACACTGCCACCGACCGCGGACCGTCCGCACACCATTTCGACGGCATACGAGAAGGGTCACCAGCGTCCTCCACTGACCGTCTACACGTTCCAAAACCCGGAGACTATTCACGAGTCGGGCAGCTGCTTGAACAACGGAACCGCAGCCCCGAATGGACAGCCCTTGTCTGGACAAGCCACTCCGGCCACCCAGAAATCCCCGGCTGCCTCACTTAGTCGGCCCCCCTTGCCAGTT CGCTGCTCGTCGCTGGAGCGACCCCTTTCGGCCCAGAGTAACCACCGCCAGGGAAGTGGGAGCAACCTGCTGCAGCGCCAGTGCCCCTCACCGATTCCGGCTCATATCACGAAAG AGCTGTCCGCAGCGCATCatgcacagcagcagcagcagcaacagcagaatCAGCAGCCTCAGACGCCACCCACCTATGTGAACATGTCTGAGCTGGCCACCATGGCAGCTTTGAAGCAAACCAACCAGCAGCAAAAGACCTCTACGCCGCctctgcagcagcagagctCCATTGACTCGACCTGCTCCCAGCATTCCAACGACTCCACCGGCTCGcatcagctcctccagcagcagcagcaacatccatCGCAGCAGAATCACCACTCAGCCACTGCCACACGCTCCCATTCCATATCCTCGACGGCCTCGTCACTGCACTCGCATCCGTCGATCGACTCCACCGTCGCTTGCGGCTCGCTGGTGGGCCAACACAACCAcagcaccagcaccaacacGAACACCAACACCACCTCGCCGTCCAGTGGCAGCTCCACGCCACAGAACCATTACTCGCCCCTGCTAACCAACTCCCCCACGTCCACTGCCGCAGGTACTCCCAGTGGCAGCAGCTTGGGTCCTGGGTCCGGTTTGGGATTTGTCTACCAGGTCAGCTCCCCGACACCTCCCTCCAGCGAGGTGCTAAAGATCACCGAGCAAGGCGCAGCAGGACAGGATCAGGGTACAGGATCAGCCAACAGCGTAGCAGATGAGATGGATGAGCGATCAAGGGCCTCTGTCCTGCAGAAGGCTTCAATGTTCGAAAAGGCGGCAGCTGCGGCTGCGGTTGCGGTCTCGCCTCCAGCGTCCATTCAGGTTGCATCCAGTGCCCCAGCTTCGGGAGGCGGAACTCGACGATCCGaggcggagcagcaggaaaTGG ACAAATCTTTCGAAGATTCAATACAAGcactaaataatttaattggcGAACTAGACTCCTTTCAACGCGAGATAGATGAGGGCAAGGTCAAGCCGCCATCGAGCACCAACAacacaagcagcagcaacaacaatatgaccaccagcagcaacagcagcagcgacaacaacaacccGCCCGCCACTAGCAACATCGAGCCCTGCGCCATCAGCAATCAGACGAACTCGAGCGGCTGTGGAACAGACATATCGGACACCACGTCCGACGAACTGGCCGGCGACGATATGGACGTCAGGCAGCGGGATCGAGATCGGGATCTGCTCGGCGCCAGCGATTCGGAGCTGAGTCGCTGCTATGTGAGCGAGACGAGTTCGCTGACCGGTGGTCTAACGGCCGGCGGCTACGAGAATCCCACTTTCGCGCACTTTGCGGCCAATGCGAATAGAGATGACGCTGTTTCCCTGGCCTCCGACAGCGTTTGTCTCGGCCAGCCGCGCCATGCCTACGTGGATACTTGCAGCGACAGCGGCAGTGCCGTGGTGGTGATCTACGACCACCAGATTCCCAACACGCCCGACATTGAGTTCGTGAAGCAGAACTCCGAGATTGTGGTGCTGCGGACCAAGGATCCGCAGCCCCACGCGCTCCAGCTGCACGAGATGCGcgagctgcagcagttgcCCACGAATTTAGCCGCTTCACCGGACTCCTCGCCGGACTCGGCCGCTGGCCAGGCGCCACCAACAGCAACTGTGGCGCCCGCCAAGCAGCGACTCTCCTCGTTTCGCGCCACCAGTgagcagcagttgcaactcCTCGGACGCGGCAGTCCGCAAAGAG GAGGAGCAGCCAGCGGTGGCTCCACGCGCATCGGCCGTCGCGCGTCCATCAATCAGGCCAAGCCACCGCCGCCAGTTAGACGCAGTTCGTCGGTGACCCCCAGTCCCAATGCCTCGGTCGGG ctgcagcagcaaccacagcaCGCGACTCTGTCGCAGCAGAATCACCAACTAAGCAGCTCCAGCGAGCACTtaccgccgccaccgccattCATGCTGGACGCCATGGCCCAGATTCCCAGCTCAGCTCTGAAAGTATCGGAGACGGTAAGAGCCCTGGCAGCCATGCGGCACCAGCCAGCATCACCCGTGTCCCTCAGGCgcatgcagcagcaacagcagcagcaacagcagcagcaacagcagcagcttcagcagcaacatcaacaacatgtgcagctgcagcaaccCCTATTGCAG TCTGCGCACAACTCCCCCTCGAATGATGACCTGACCGTATTCCACGACTATTTGGATCTGCACGCATATGCCCAGGCCTTGGCCACGGGCCAACAGCCAGGCGGTCAGCAGATGGCCAACCCGCAACGCTTTTttcaccagcagcaacatcagcatcagccaccgccgccgcctgtCTATCAAGTGGATGCC ACATTCCGCACCTCATCACCAGCCGCGGGCGGAGGGGGTGGCGGCAGCATATACGCCCAGCCCAAACTGGTCAACAGCATGTCAAGCTTCCGCACCAGCAGCCCCAGTCCCAATGGACATGCTCACCCACTGCCACCGACACAGCCAAAGGCGAATCCGAACCTAATTGCACAGCTCAATGCACGACTCAGcggcaaacagcaacagcagcagcagcaacaacagcagcaacaggtcGAGGGGATCTACGGCAACCAGCAGGCGCCCGGGGGAGAGTCCATCTACATGCGGAGTGGCTTGCCCATGTcgcagccgcaacagcagcaacactaTGACG CAGCTGCGCAATCGCCGAACATGAGACAGGCTCATTCccatcagcaccaccaacagccgcagcagcacTACACTTGTCCGCCTCCTCTGGAGGATCCCCCACCGCCGCCCATTTACGCCGCCAGTGCATCGGCCACGATGCCCAAGAAGGTTGCCCGTCCGCCCACTAGCCAGAACACGTCTCACTCGAGCGCCTATGCAGCAGCCTCGTCCACGGCCACGCTGCCCAGGAATATGATGCAGCACCAGCAAAggttgcagcagcagcagcaacagtatCAACAGCCAGCAAGTATAGGCATAGGCATTGGCAACGGCAATGGACACCTAGGTCAGCGTCCGCAGTTGCCGCTTCCCCAGCAGAAGCTTAGAGctgcacagcagcagcatttggcggagcagcagcagcagcagcaacaacagcaacatcagctgcagcatcagcaacaccagcaacgCCAGCCACCCATTCCTTCACGCCACTCGAGTGTGCAGCAAAAGATATTCGTCTCTACAAATCCATTCATACAGACAACGGCCGTCAAGTTTCACTCGCCCTCGGCCTCGCCCACGTGCGGCTCGCCCGTTactgggtctgggtctgggtccTTGGCCAGCATTTATGCCACAACCTCGCGTGGCGGCcaccatcaccagcagcagcagcatcagcagcagcaggctcagcagcagcactacTATCGCGATGCTGCTGGGGggaacagcaacagcaacggcggCGCTGCCTACTATAACCACAatgcccatgcccattccCCGGCACATCATCCAA CCGGACCCTCGCATCTGTCACGAATCGCTGATGGATCAAATAAAGCGCGGAGCCACCTTAAAGCGTAA
- the LOC6528343 gene encoding protein MTSS 2 isoform X38: MDLSLERDSSALGSLFQQIINDMKNTSPLWEDFVAKAGKLHTCLRAAIQAIAAYLDAFQKIADAATNSRGASKEIGTALTRVCLRHKAVETRLKTFTSAIMDCLVQPLQERIEDWKRTVATIDKDHAKEYKRCRTELKKRSSDTLRLQKKARKGQTDGLQSLMDSHMQDVTLRRAELEEVEKKSLRSAMVEERLRYCSFVHMLQPVVHEECEVMSELGHLQEAMQSIALVTKEPSVLPQASEELIHDAKASINLYPESPGGGSGSQGGGCSNSLGSRKSSVCSISSMNSSGSSNSPGHHHYPRSLSQTSNATNQTANVSTWPPHSQDGVDTLPPTADRPHTISTAYEKGHQRPPLTVYTFQNPETIHESGSCLNNGTAAPNGQPLSGQATPATQKSPAASLSRPPLPVRCSSLERPLSAQSNHRQGSGSNLLQRQCPSPIPAHITKELSAAHHAQQQQQQQQNQQPQTPPTYVNMSELATMAALKQTNQQQKTSTPPLQQQSSIDSTCSQHSNDSTGSHQLLQQQQQHPSQQNHHSATATRSHSISSTASSLHSHPSIDSTVACGSLVGQHNHSTSTNTNTNTTSPSSGSSTPQNHYSPLLTNSPTSTAAGTPSGSSLGPGSGLGFVYQVSSPTPPSSEVLKITEQGAAGQDQGTGSANSVADEMDERSRASVLQKASMFEKAAAAAAVAVSPPASIQVASSAPASGGGTRRSEAEQQEMGGAASGGSTRIGRRASINQAKPPPPVRRSSSVTPSPNASVGTFRTSSPAAGGGGGGSIYAQPKLVNSMSSFRTSSPSPNGHAHPLPPTQPKANPNLIAQLNARLSGKQQQQQQQQQQQQVEGIYGNQQAPGGESIYMRSGLPMSQPQQQQHYDDYATSTNIEKTGSIRAKTKAEFLENLNAKLAKQGMSGRAFAVRNLINSKALPDPRICHESLMDQIKRGATLKRNQKINDRSAPKIH, from the exons AATACTTCGCCCCTGTGGGAGGACTTTGTGGCTAAGGCCGGAAAACTACACACTTGCTTAAG GGCCGCCATCCAGGCAATCGCCGCCTATTTGGACGCCTTCCAAAAGATAGCCGATGCGGCGACCAACTCAAGAG GCGCCTCAAAGGAGATCGGCACCGCCCTGACCCGCGTTTGCCTCCGACACAAGGCGGTGGAGACACGTCTGAAAACCTTCACCAGCGCCATAATGGATTGCCTGGTGCAGCCGCTGCAGGAGAGGATCGAGGACTGGAAGCGCACGGTGGCCACCATCGACAAAGACCATGCCAAAGAGTACAAGCGCTGTCGCACTGAACTGAAGAAGCGCTCCAGCGACACGCTGCGCCTGCAGAAGAAGGCGCGCAAGGGTCAGACGGACGGATTGCAGTCCCTGATGGACTCGCACATGCAGGATGTCACCCTGCGCCGCGCAGAACTCGAGGAAGTCGAGAAGAAATCCTTGAGGTCGGCCATGGTGGAGGAGCGTCTTCGCTACTGCAGCTTTGTCCACATGCTTCAGCCAGTGGTGCACGAGGAGTGCGAGGTCATGTCAGAGTTGGGTCACCTACAG GAAGCCATGCAGTCAATTGCGCTAGTGACCAAGGAACCCAGTGTCCTGCCCCAGGCCTCCGAGGAGCTAATTCACGACGCTAAGGCCAGCATTAATCTGTACCCGGAGTCTCCAGGTGGCGGTTCCGGCTCGCAGGGCGGCGGCTGCTCCAACTCGCTGGGTTCCCGAAAGAGCTCCGTCTGTTCCATCAGCAGCATGAACAGCAGCGGCTCGAGCAACTCTCCCGGTCACCATCACTATCCGCGCTCCTTGTCGCAG ACCTCGAATGCAACGAATCAAACGGCAAATGTCTCAACCTGGCCCCCACATTCCCAGGATGGCGTCGACACACTGCCACCGACCGCGGACCGTCCGCACACCATTTCGACGGCATACGAGAAGGGTCACCAGCGTCCTCCACTGACCGTCTACACGTTCCAAAACCCGGAGACTATTCACGAGTCGGGCAGCTGCTTGAACAACGGAACCGCAGCCCCGAATGGACAGCCCTTGTCTGGACAAGCCACTCCGGCCACCCAGAAATCCCCGGCTGCCTCACTTAGTCGGCCCCCCTTGCCAGTT CGCTGCTCGTCGCTGGAGCGACCCCTTTCGGCCCAGAGTAACCACCGCCAGGGAAGTGGGAGCAACCTGCTGCAGCGCCAGTGCCCCTCACCGATTCCGGCTCATATCACGAAAG AGCTGTCCGCAGCGCATCatgcacagcagcagcagcagcaacagcagaatCAGCAGCCTCAGACGCCACCCACCTATGTGAACATGTCTGAGCTGGCCACCATGGCAGCTTTGAAGCAAACCAACCAGCAGCAAAAGACCTCTACGCCGCctctgcagcagcagagctCCATTGACTCGACCTGCTCCCAGCATTCCAACGACTCCACCGGCTCGcatcagctcctccagcagcagcagcaacatccatCGCAGCAGAATCACCACTCAGCCACTGCCACACGCTCCCATTCCATATCCTCGACGGCCTCGTCACTGCACTCGCATCCGTCGATCGACTCCACCGTCGCTTGCGGCTCGCTGGTGGGCCAACACAACCAcagcaccagcaccaacacGAACACCAACACCACCTCGCCGTCCAGTGGCAGCTCCACGCCACAGAACCATTACTCGCCCCTGCTAACCAACTCCCCCACGTCCACTGCCGCAGGTACTCCCAGTGGCAGCAGCTTGGGTCCTGGGTCCGGTTTGGGATTTGTCTACCAGGTCAGCTCCCCGACACCTCCCTCCAGCGAGGTGCTAAAGATCACCGAGCAAGGCGCAGCAGGACAGGATCAGGGTACAGGATCAGCCAACAGCGTAGCAGATGAGATGGATGAGCGATCAAGGGCCTCTGTCCTGCAGAAGGCTTCAATGTTCGAAAAGGCGGCAGCTGCGGCTGCGGTTGCGGTCTCGCCTCCAGCGTCCATTCAGGTTGCATCCAGTGCCCCAGCTTCGGGAGGCGGAACTCGACGATCCGaggcggagcagcaggaaaTGG GAGGAGCAGCCAGCGGTGGCTCCACGCGCATCGGCCGTCGCGCGTCCATCAATCAGGCCAAGCCACCGCCGCCAGTTAGACGCAGTTCGTCGGTGACCCCCAGTCCCAATGCCTCGGTCGGG ACATTCCGCACCTCATCACCAGCCGCGGGCGGAGGGGGTGGCGGCAGCATATACGCCCAGCCCAAACTGGTCAACAGCATGTCAAGCTTCCGCACCAGCAGCCCCAGTCCCAATGGACATGCTCACCCACTGCCACCGACACAGCCAAAGGCGAATCCGAACCTAATTGCACAGCTCAATGCACGACTCAGcggcaaacagcaacagcagcagcagcaacaacagcagcaacaggtcGAGGGGATCTACGGCAACCAGCAGGCGCCCGGGGGAGAGTCCATCTACATGCGGAGTGGCTTGCCCATGTcgcagccgcaacagcagcaacactaTGACG ACTATGCGACAAGCACAAATATCGAAAAGACTGGCAGTATTCGGGCCAAGACCAAGGCCGAATTCCTCGAGAATCTCAACGCGAAACTGGCAAAGCAGGGAATGTCTGGACGAGCATTTGCCGTGCGAAATCTCATCAACAGTAAGGCCCTG CCGGACCCTCGCATCTGTCACGAATCGCTGATGGATCAAATAAAGCGCGGAGCCACCTTAAAGCGTAACCAGAAGATAAACGATCGCAGCGCTCCCAAAATACATTGA
- the LOC6528343 gene encoding protein MTSS 2 isoform X39 — protein sequence MDLSLERDSSALGSLFQQIINDMKNTSPLWEDFVAKAGKLHTCLRAAIQAIAAYLDAFQKIADAATNSRGASKEIGTALTRVCLRHKAVETRLKTFTSAIMDCLVQPLQERIEDWKRTVATIDKDHAKEYKRCRTELKKRSSDTLRLQKKARKGQTDGLQSLMDSHMQDVTLRRAELEEVEKKSLRSAMVEERLRYCSFVHMLQPVVHEECEVMSELGHLQEAMQSIALVTKEPSVLPQASEELIHDAKASINLYPESPGGGSGSQGGGCSNSLGSRKSSVCSISSMNSSGSSNSPGHHHYPRSLSQFVTPAIRLKPGESSDSGFCSSPALTTQTSNATNQTANVSTWPPHSQDGVDTLPPTADRPHTISTAYEKGHQRPPLTVYTFQNPETIHESGSCLNNGTAAPNGQPLSGQATPATQKSPAASLSRPPLPVRCSSLERPLSAQSNHRQGSGSNLLQRQCPSPIPAHITKGGAASGGSTRIGRRASINQAKPPPPVRRSSSVTPSPNASVGLQQQPQHATLSQQNHQLSSSSEHLPPPPPFMLDAMAQIPSSALKVSETVRALAAMRHQPASPVSLRRMQQQQQQQQQQQQQQLQQQHQQHVQLQQPLLQSAHNSPSNDDLTVFHDYLDLHAYAQALATGQQPGGQQMANPQRFFHQQQHQHQPPPPPVYQVDATFRTSSPAAGGGGGGSIYAQPKLVNSMSSFRTSSPSPNGHAHPLPPTQPKANPNLIAQLNARLSGKQQQQQQQQQQQQVEGIYGNQQAPGGESIYMRSGLPMSQPQQQQHYDAGPSHLSRIADGSNKARSHLKA from the exons AATACTTCGCCCCTGTGGGAGGACTTTGTGGCTAAGGCCGGAAAACTACACACTTGCTTAAG GGCCGCCATCCAGGCAATCGCCGCCTATTTGGACGCCTTCCAAAAGATAGCCGATGCGGCGACCAACTCAAGAG GCGCCTCAAAGGAGATCGGCACCGCCCTGACCCGCGTTTGCCTCCGACACAAGGCGGTGGAGACACGTCTGAAAACCTTCACCAGCGCCATAATGGATTGCCTGGTGCAGCCGCTGCAGGAGAGGATCGAGGACTGGAAGCGCACGGTGGCCACCATCGACAAAGACCATGCCAAAGAGTACAAGCGCTGTCGCACTGAACTGAAGAAGCGCTCCAGCGACACGCTGCGCCTGCAGAAGAAGGCGCGCAAGGGTCAGACGGACGGATTGCAGTCCCTGATGGACTCGCACATGCAGGATGTCACCCTGCGCCGCGCAGAACTCGAGGAAGTCGAGAAGAAATCCTTGAGGTCGGCCATGGTGGAGGAGCGTCTTCGCTACTGCAGCTTTGTCCACATGCTTCAGCCAGTGGTGCACGAGGAGTGCGAGGTCATGTCAGAGTTGGGTCACCTACAG GAAGCCATGCAGTCAATTGCGCTAGTGACCAAGGAACCCAGTGTCCTGCCCCAGGCCTCCGAGGAGCTAATTCACGACGCTAAGGCCAGCATTAATCTGTACCCGGAGTCTCCAGGTGGCGGTTCCGGCTCGCAGGGCGGCGGCTGCTCCAACTCGCTGGGTTCCCGAAAGAGCTCCGTCTGTTCCATCAGCAGCATGAACAGCAGCGGCTCGAGCAACTCTCCCGGTCACCATCACTATCCGCGCTCCTTGTCGCAG tttgtaaCGCCCGCAATTCGCTTGAAACCTGGTGAATCCAGTGATAGTGGCTTTTGCTCATCGCCAGCTCTAACAACACag ACCTCGAATGCAACGAATCAAACGGCAAATGTCTCAACCTGGCCCCCACATTCCCAGGATGGCGTCGACACACTGCCACCGACCGCGGACCGTCCGCACACCATTTCGACGGCATACGAGAAGGGTCACCAGCGTCCTCCACTGACCGTCTACACGTTCCAAAACCCGGAGACTATTCACGAGTCGGGCAGCTGCTTGAACAACGGAACCGCAGCCCCGAATGGACAGCCCTTGTCTGGACAAGCCACTCCGGCCACCCAGAAATCCCCGGCTGCCTCACTTAGTCGGCCCCCCTTGCCAGTT CGCTGCTCGTCGCTGGAGCGACCCCTTTCGGCCCAGAGTAACCACCGCCAGGGAAGTGGGAGCAACCTGCTGCAGCGCCAGTGCCCCTCACCGATTCCGGCTCATATCACGAAAG GAGGAGCAGCCAGCGGTGGCTCCACGCGCATCGGCCGTCGCGCGTCCATCAATCAGGCCAAGCCACCGCCGCCAGTTAGACGCAGTTCGTCGGTGACCCCCAGTCCCAATGCCTCGGTCGGG ctgcagcagcaaccacagcaCGCGACTCTGTCGCAGCAGAATCACCAACTAAGCAGCTCCAGCGAGCACTtaccgccgccaccgccattCATGCTGGACGCCATGGCCCAGATTCCCAGCTCAGCTCTGAAAGTATCGGAGACGGTAAGAGCCCTGGCAGCCATGCGGCACCAGCCAGCATCACCCGTGTCCCTCAGGCgcatgcagcagcaacagcagcagcaacagcagcagcaacagcagcagcttcagcagcaacatcaacaacatgtgcagctgcagcaaccCCTATTGCAG TCTGCGCACAACTCCCCCTCGAATGATGACCTGACCGTATTCCACGACTATTTGGATCTGCACGCATATGCCCAGGCCTTGGCCACGGGCCAACAGCCAGGCGGTCAGCAGATGGCCAACCCGCAACGCTTTTttcaccagcagcaacatcagcatcagccaccgccgccgcctgtCTATCAAGTGGATGCC ACATTCCGCACCTCATCACCAGCCGCGGGCGGAGGGGGTGGCGGCAGCATATACGCCCAGCCCAAACTGGTCAACAGCATGTCAAGCTTCCGCACCAGCAGCCCCAGTCCCAATGGACATGCTCACCCACTGCCACCGACACAGCCAAAGGCGAATCCGAACCTAATTGCACAGCTCAATGCACGACTCAGcggcaaacagcaacagcagcagcagcaacaacagcagcaacaggtcGAGGGGATCTACGGCAACCAGCAGGCGCCCGGGGGAGAGTCCATCTACATGCGGAGTGGCTTGCCCATGTcgcagccgcaacagcagcaacactaTGACG CCGGACCCTCGCATCTGTCACGAATCGCTGATGGATCAAATAAAGCGCGGAGCCACCTTAAAGCGTAA